One Leucoraja erinacea ecotype New England chromosome 3, Leri_hhj_1, whole genome shotgun sequence genomic window carries:
- the hnrnpk gene encoding heterogeneous nuclear ribonucleoprotein K isoform X7: METDQQDIKYNSPETNGSSLSPGSCKRPAEDHDGEQAFKRSRNNDQCVELRLLLQSKNAGAVIGKGGKNIKSLRTDYNASVSVPDSSGPERILSINADIETIGDILSKIIPTLEETLQYQHYKGKDFDCELRMLVHQSQAGSIIGVKGVKIKELRETTQTTIKLFQECCPHSTDRVVLLGGKPDRVVECIKIILGLLAESPVKGRAQPYDPNFYDETYDYGGFTMMFDDRGRRPVPFQMRGRGGPHPPSPGYERRGPMVMPNRGGRPMPPPRRDAYDDMSPPTRRGPPPMPRTGRGGRGGRVLPPPPPPRGMSERYDGMGGSGYGGRGGYGDLGGPIITTQVTIPKDLAGSIIGKGGQRIKQIRHESGASIKIDEPLEGSEDRIITITGTQDQIQNAQYLLQNSAATAAALRT, from the exons ATGGAGACTGATCAGCAAGACATCAAGTATAACAGCCCAGAGACCAACGGTAGTAGTCTTAGCCCTGGTTCTT GCAAACGTCCTGCTGAGGACCATGATGGAGAACAAGCCTTTAAGCGGTCTCGGAATAATGACCAGTGTGTGGAACTACGGCTTCTCTTGCAAAGCAAG AATGCTGGTGCAGTAATTGGAAAAGGTGGCAAAAATATCAAGTCATTGCGCACAGAC TACAATGCCAGTGTATCAGTCCCAGACAGCAGTGGCCCCGAGCG CATATTGAGTATAAATGCAGATATTGAAACAATTGGTGACATATTATCGAAGATCATCCCAACTTTGGAAGA GACCCTACAGTACCAGCACTATAAAGGAAAAGACTTTGACTGTGAACTACGTATGCTAGTTCATCAGAGCCAAGCTGGAAGTATTATTGGTGTCAAAGGAGTAAAGATAAAGGAACTAAGAGAA ACCACACAGACAACCATCAAACTgttccaggaatgttgtcctcATTCGACCGATAGAGTTGTTCTCCTTGGTGGAAAGCCTGATAGAGTGGTTGAATGCATCAAAATTATCCTAGGCTTATTGGCCGAG tcTCCGGTCAAAGGACGTGCTCAGCCATATGATCCAAATTTCTATGATGAAACTTACGATTATGGTGGGTTTACGATGATGTTTGATGACAGAGGAAGACGTCCTGTTCCTTTCCAAATGCGGGGTAGGGGTGGACCCCATCCTCCTTCACCTGGATATGAACGTAGGGGTCCTATGGTAATGCCAAACAGGGGTGGACGGCCCATGCCACCACCGAGAAGAGATGCGTATGATGACATGAGTCCACCAACACGTAGGGGTCCTCCACCTATGCCACGCACTGGAAGAGGTGGCAGAGGTGGTCgtgttcttccccccccacctccacccagaGG AATGTCCGAGCGATACGATGGCATG GGTGGGTCTGGATATG GTGGCCGTGGTGGATATGGAGACTTGGGAGGGCCAATTATTACTACACAAGTCACAATCCCCAAAGAT TTGGCTGGTTCTATAATTGGTAAAGGAGGTCAGAGAATTAAACAGATTCGTCATGAATCAGGAGCATCTATCAAGATCGATGAACCACTTGAAGGCTCTGAGGATCGCATAATCACCATCACAGgcacacaggaccagatccagaATGCACAGTATCTGCTGCAAAACAG TGCAGCTACAGCAGCCGCTTTGCGCACTTAA
- the hnrnpk gene encoding heterogeneous nuclear ribonucleoprotein K isoform X10, with protein sequence METDQQDIKYNSPETNGKRPAEDHDGEQAFKRSRNNDQCVELRLLLQSKNAGAVIGKGGKNIKSLRTDYNASVSVPDSSGPERILSINADIETIGDILSKIIPTLEEYQHYKGKDFDCELRMLVHQSQAGSIIGVKGVKIKELRETTQTTIKLFQECCPHSTDRVVLLGGKPDRVVECIKIILGLLAESPVKGRAQPYDPNFYDETYDYGGFTMMFDDRGRRPVPFQMRGRGGPHPPSPGYERRGPMVMPNRGGRPMPPPRRDAYDDMSPPTRRGPPPMPRTGRGGRGGRVLPPPPPPRGDRTLYGRNRMSERYDGMGGSGYGGRGGYGDLGGPIITTQVTIPKDLAGSIIGKGGQRIKQIRHESGASIKIDEPLEGSEDRIITITGTQDQIQNAQYLLQNSVRQYSGQFL encoded by the exons ATGGAGACTGATCAGCAAGACATCAAGTATAACAGCCCAGAGACCAACG GCAAACGTCCTGCTGAGGACCATGATGGAGAACAAGCCTTTAAGCGGTCTCGGAATAATGACCAGTGTGTGGAACTACGGCTTCTCTTGCAAAGCAAG AATGCTGGTGCAGTAATTGGAAAAGGTGGCAAAAATATCAAGTCATTGCGCACAGAC TACAATGCCAGTGTATCAGTCCCAGACAGCAGTGGCCCCGAGCG CATATTGAGTATAAATGCAGATATTGAAACAATTGGTGACATATTATCGAAGATCATCCCAACTTTGGAAGAG TACCAGCACTATAAAGGAAAAGACTTTGACTGTGAACTACGTATGCTAGTTCATCAGAGCCAAGCTGGAAGTATTATTGGTGTCAAAGGAGTAAAGATAAAGGAACTAAGAGAA ACCACACAGACAACCATCAAACTgttccaggaatgttgtcctcATTCGACCGATAGAGTTGTTCTCCTTGGTGGAAAGCCTGATAGAGTGGTTGAATGCATCAAAATTATCCTAGGCTTATTGGCCGAG tcTCCGGTCAAAGGACGTGCTCAGCCATATGATCCAAATTTCTATGATGAAACTTACGATTATGGTGGGTTTACGATGATGTTTGATGACAGAGGAAGACGTCCTGTTCCTTTCCAAATGCGGGGTAGGGGTGGACCCCATCCTCCTTCACCTGGATATGAACGTAGGGGTCCTATGGTAATGCCAAACAGGGGTGGACGGCCCATGCCACCACCGAGAAGAGATGCGTATGATGACATGAGTCCACCAACACGTAGGGGTCCTCCACCTATGCCACGCACTGGAAGAGGTGGCAGAGGTGGTCgtgttcttccccccccacctccacccagaGG TGACCGTACTCTCTATGGCAGGAACAGAATGTCCGAGCGATACGATGGCATG GGTGGGTCTGGATATG GTGGCCGTGGTGGATATGGAGACTTGGGAGGGCCAATTATTACTACACAAGTCACAATCCCCAAAGAT TTGGCTGGTTCTATAATTGGTAAAGGAGGTCAGAGAATTAAACAGATTCGTCATGAATCAGGAGCATCTATCAAGATCGATGAACCACTTGAAGGCTCTGAGGATCGCATAATCACCATCACAGgcacacaggaccagatccagaATGCACAGTATCTGCTGCAAAACAG TGTGAGGCAGTACTCTGGGCAGTTCTTATAA